From Patescibacteria group bacterium, the proteins below share one genomic window:
- a CDS encoding glycosyltransferase family 4 protein, translated as MNERKKIIFACEIYPPDIGGPATYARELREQLLLHGYTVTLLTFGDKEEIKNEETIVIDRKKNVFGRSLNYFYTLLRLSKTGGVIYAMGPVASGLPAVAVGWLRKCRVIIRVPGDRAWETHCQRVQQPESFEEFQHKTHKGWVGILTRIERLVVKRADHIVVPSNFLKNVVIGWGANENHVTVISNAIKAPISELPHQENLLSILAIGRLVPWKGFSDLIHAFQTVLKSYPHATLTIVGDGPERRYLENLARQSNVAVQTHFTGSVPRENLARYWQQASVFALPSGYEGFPHLVLEAWAAGIPVLVSDIPGNTGIVRNGENGLVVPYKDNAALSNGILALALDADLRQRMRANGAQSLAQYRWECIIGKTIALLKISW; from the coding sequence ATGAATGAAAGAAAAAAAATAATTTTCGCATGTGAAATATACCCGCCAGATATCGGCGGGCCGGCGACGTATGCGCGTGAATTGCGGGAGCAGTTATTGTTGCATGGTTATACTGTTACATTGCTCACGTTTGGTGATAAGGAAGAAATTAAAAATGAAGAAACAATCGTGATTGATCGGAAGAAAAATGTCTTTGGCCGTTCTCTTAACTATTTTTATACTCTTTTGCGGTTATCAAAAACAGGTGGTGTGATATATGCGATGGGACCGGTCGCAAGCGGCCTTCCGGCGGTGGCTGTCGGTTGGTTGAGAAAATGTCGGGTCATTATACGCGTTCCCGGCGACAGGGCATGGGAAACACATTGTCAGCGTGTGCAGCAACCGGAATCATTTGAAGAATTCCAGCACAAGACCCACAAAGGTTGGGTGGGTATTTTAACGCGTATAGAACGGTTGGTGGTGAAAAGAGCCGATCATATCGTTGTCCCAAGCAATTTCTTAAAAAATGTGGTGATAGGTTGGGGTGCAAACGAAAACCATGTAACAGTGATATCCAATGCGATCAAGGCTCCCATTTCAGAATTGCCGCACCAGGAGAATTTATTGTCCATCCTCGCCATCGGGCGCCTTGTGCCATGGAAAGGGTTTTCTGATCTTATACATGCGTTTCAGACTGTGTTGAAATCGTATCCTCATGCCACGCTTACCATCGTTGGAGACGGCCCTGAGCGAAGATATTTAGAAAATCTAGCGCGACAATCAAACGTGGCCGTACAGACGCATTTTACGGGATCAGTGCCGCGTGAGAACCTCGCGCGTTATTGGCAACAAGCGTCTGTGTTCGCGCTTCCCTCGGGGTATGAAGGATTCCCCCATTTAGTGCTGGAAGCGTGGGCAGCGGGCATTCCTGTGCTCGTAAGCGATATACCTGGAAATACCGGCATTGTGCGAAACGGTGAAAACGGCCTTGTCGTGCCCTATAAGGATAACGCCGCGTTATCAAACGGCATACTTGCGCTTGCGCTTGATGCCGACTTGAGGCAGCGCATGCGCGCAAATGGCGCGCAGTCTCTTGCCCAGTATCGCTGGGAATGCATAATTGGTAAAACAATTGCGCTCCTCAAAATTTCATGGTAA
- a CDS encoding HAMP domain-containing sensor histidine kinase codes for MHTRTKRPSMKFDFVTIASHQLRTPLSAMKWFLEMLIAGNAGKLTSRQREFLSEIYKSNERMIRLVNDLLIVSKITQKTFRLSSHPFIFEQMVASVIKEVKPIIQSAQITVVSKFDTSQRTCVNADEDKIRQVIRTLFDNAVRYMVDGGLIIVRVDYKNHHIAFEIQDTGVGIPSDERTKIFQQFFRGSNIVRMRTEGTGLGLFIAHAIVAASGGSISFTSQEGKGSTFRVALPISKKNQPALCEPHLKKKRRRAHN; via the coding sequence ATGCACACAAGGACAAAGCGTCCATCCATGAAATTTGATTTCGTGACCATTGCTTCCCACCAATTGAGGACGCCGCTTTCTGCCATGAAGTGGTTTCTCGAGATGCTTATCGCGGGCAACGCAGGGAAACTCACCAGTCGGCAGCGAGAATTTTTAAGCGAAATTTACAAGTCAAATGAAAGGATGATCCGCCTTGTGAACGACCTGCTCATTGTTTCCAAAATTACCCAAAAAACTTTTCGTCTGTCATCGCATCCTTTTATCTTTGAACAGATGGTGGCATCGGTGATAAAAGAGGTGAAGCCAATTATCCAGTCGGCGCAAATTACCGTAGTTTCAAAATTTGACACGTCGCAGCGCACGTGTGTGAATGCGGATGAGGACAAGATTCGCCAGGTGATACGGACCCTCTTCGATAATGCAGTGCGCTACATGGTAGACGGGGGATTGATCATTGTTCGGGTAGACTACAAGAATCACCACATCGCATTCGAAATCCAGGATACTGGCGTAGGCATCCCGAGCGATGAGCGCACAAAAATATTCCAGCAATTTTTCAGGGGGAGCAACATCGTACGCATGCGCACAGAAGGCACGGGCTTAGGGCTTTTTATTGCTCACGCGATTGTGGCCGCATCCGGCGGATCGATCAGCTTCACTTCGCAGGAAGGCAAAGGTTCTACGTTCCGCGTGGCCTTGCCAATATCTAAAAAAAATCAACCCGCATTATGTGAGCCGCATCTTAAGAAGAAGCGAAGACGCGCTCATAATTAA
- a CDS encoding response regulator: protein MNVLIIEDEKMLLMALEEEFKRKKCSVFTAEDGDQGWQILSKHPALDMIVLDLVLPKIDGFELLKNIKADDKLKTTPLVVLTNLSDENTIAAIVASGGTDYLVKADYTLQEVVGKIIEIAKRPAFEKYRKLQSPIT from the coding sequence ATGAATGTCCTAATTATCGAAGACGAAAAGATGTTATTAATGGCATTGGAAGAAGAGTTTAAAAGGAAAAAATGTTCAGTGTTCACGGCAGAGGACGGTGATCAAGGATGGCAGATTCTCTCAAAACACCCGGCTCTTGATATGATTGTATTGGATCTTGTGCTTCCAAAAATAGACGGATTTGAACTGTTAAAAAATATCAAGGCGGATGATAAGCTGAAAACGACACCCTTGGTCGTCCTTACAAATCTTTCCGATGAAAATACTATAGCCGCTATTGTAGCATCAGGGGGGACCGATTATCTTGTGAAAGCGGATTACACGCTTCAGGAAGTCGTGGGAAAAATAATCGAGATAGCAAAGAGGCCTGCATTTGAAAAATATAGAAAACTACAAAGTCCAATTACGTGA
- a CDS encoding glycosyltransferase family 4 protein, translating to MATQQNVFMVSFDRSLVGEGGTDAVERHKKYAALLQGSLSVVVVTPSGYQHLKVDERLETYPTNAKGLAGHARSIFYYYRIIRRAQRINLIIAQDLAAPVLLLLKWYSRLPLLVTVHGIWWDDWFSEKKWWYRWYLPLITYSFKKADAVRVVSHYLRNELIARGVRANRIHVIPVPVNLELFSQCDPKALEDVQRKIPSPFVLSVGRLEREKGFDQLLLAWELLQKEQITAHLAIIGEGSERAGLEAWVREHKLESSVTFVGRVATEQLPPYYHAARCVALASRSESFGKVLVEAGVAGKAAVATDTHGASEIIKTGITGYLVPQGDMHAFAQKMADLLQNPVLAEELGKEAFAHVMNAFDGEKNTEKIVRLWKHIAIH from the coding sequence ATGGCTACTCAACAGAATGTGTTCATGGTCTCGTTTGACCGGAGTTTGGTGGGCGAGGGGGGGACAGACGCGGTTGAGCGGCATAAAAAATATGCGGCGCTGCTGCAGGGGTCGCTCTCGGTGGTAGTGGTAACGCCGTCCGGGTACCAGCATTTAAAAGTAGATGAGAGGCTTGAGACATATCCGACCAATGCGAAGGGGCTCGCAGGACATGCGCGTTCTATTTTTTATTATTATCGAATAATCCGGCGCGCCCAACGCATCAATTTGATTATTGCGCAGGACCTCGCCGCACCAGTCCTTCTTCTATTGAAATGGTATTCGCGGTTGCCGCTACTCGTCACCGTGCATGGTATTTGGTGGGATGATTGGTTTTCTGAGAAGAAGTGGTGGTATCGGTGGTATCTTCCGCTCATTACCTACTCATTTAAAAAAGCAGATGCAGTCAGGGTTGTTTCGCATTATTTACGAAATGAGCTCATCGCGCGAGGGGTTCGCGCGAATCGGATACATGTGATACCTGTTCCTGTGAATCTTGAATTATTTTCACAATGCGATCCTAAAGCCTTAGAAGACGTACAGCGGAAAATACCATCTCCGTTTGTGCTGTCCGTCGGAAGGCTTGAGCGAGAGAAGGGATTTGACCAACTGCTTCTCGCGTGGGAACTTCTGCAGAAAGAGCAAATAACTGCTCATCTGGCAATTATCGGTGAGGGGAGCGAGAGAGCAGGATTAGAAGCATGGGTGAGGGAGCATAAACTCGAATCATCAGTAACCTTTGTAGGGCGCGTTGCCACAGAGCAACTTCCCCCGTATTATCATGCAGCGCGGTGCGTGGCGCTGGCGTCCCGCAGCGAAAGCTTTGGAAAAGTCCTTGTGGAAGCAGGTGTCGCAGGGAAGGCGGCAGTCGCGACAGACACCCACGGGGCATCAGAGATTATAAAGACTGGTATCACAGGATATCTCGTACCCCAAGGTGATATGCACGCATTTGCGCAAAAAATGGCAGATTTGCTCCAGAATCCTGTGCTTGCCGAGGAATTGGGAAAAGAGGCGTTTGCACATGTAATGAATGCATTTGACGGTGAGAAAAATACTGAAAAGATCGTGCGGTTATGGAAGCATATCGCGATACATTAG
- a CDS encoding glycosyltransferase family 4 protein produces MNLLFITRRVDRNHPLAGFTWKWIKEFSVQLSVVSGQLAVITLEPSADEGLADNVMIRSVRKAEKNRVQDFFVFCKLLLSLIPKCDAIFIHQHPVYAIIAAPFAKLFNKKIYLWYMHKHVDIKLRLATALCNGIFTASKESFRLKTKRPISIVGHGIDTNIFKPSDTHTSSNVFTILSAGRLSPVKGYAVLIDAALLALPRFNNLKMRIVGGPGLKEHAWYENELKTLVHEKGLDQVIQFTGPVPHNDIVAEYRNAHVFINLSGTGSLDKAVLEAMACGVPVITSNEAFQGILAQIDPHLYVSCNPRAVAEAIERLITMPLEARRQLGGALRAVVVRDHDLKQLVARILSKICPVIQHPRGRQILYTENG; encoded by the coding sequence ATGAACCTCTTATTTATCACGCGGCGCGTGGACCGCAATCATCCGCTTGCGGGTTTTACCTGGAAATGGATAAAGGAATTCAGTGTTCAGTTGTCAGTTGTCAGTGGTCAGTTGGCGGTGATTACCTTAGAGCCGAGTGCCGATGAGGGCTTGGCGGATAACGTGATGATACGATCAGTGCGCAAGGCGGAGAAGAACCGCGTACAAGATTTTTTTGTATTTTGTAAATTACTTTTATCACTTATTCCCAAGTGCGATGCGATTTTTATTCACCAGCACCCCGTATATGCCATCATCGCAGCGCCTTTCGCAAAGCTATTTAATAAAAAAATCTATCTTTGGTACATGCATAAGCATGTAGATATTAAATTAAGGCTCGCGACTGCGCTGTGCAACGGCATTTTTACTGCGTCAAAGGAAAGTTTTAGATTAAAAACCAAGAGGCCCATTTCTATTGTTGGCCACGGCATTGACACGAACATTTTCAAGCCTTCAGATACCCATACTTCAAGCAATGTATTCACCATCCTCAGTGCGGGCAGGCTTTCCCCCGTGAAAGGATATGCGGTGCTTATAGATGCGGCTCTATTAGCACTACCACGATTTAACAATTTAAAAATGCGTATCGTAGGCGGGCCGGGTTTGAAAGAACATGCGTGGTATGAGAATGAATTGAAAACATTAGTTCATGAAAAAGGATTGGATCAAGTGATACAATTTACCGGCCCTGTGCCTCATAATGACATTGTGGCCGAGTACAGGAATGCACATGTGTTTATAAATTTGTCAGGCACTGGCTCGCTCGATAAAGCCGTGCTGGAAGCAATGGCGTGCGGTGTGCCGGTTATTACTTCCAATGAAGCGTTTCAGGGGATATTAGCGCAGATTGACCCTCATTTATATGTATCTTGTAATCCGCGCGCGGTAGCAGAGGCGATTGAAAGATTAATCACAATGCCACTGGAGGCGCGCAGGCAATTAGGGGGAGCATTGCGCGCCGTGGTTGTGCGCGATCATGATTTGAAGCAGCTTGTCGCAAGGATCTTATCAAAAATATGCCCAGTCATACAACATCCAAGAGGGAGGCAGATACTTTATACAGAGAATGGATAA
- the rfbD gene encoding dTDP-4-dehydrorhamnose reductase → MSILLLGAQGQLGEALGDVLPKETLKWGRGELDLTQIDSIAPKISEAHPNVVINAAAMTDVDGCEINRALAVKINEDAPCLLAKVCKSLNSLLVQVSTDYVFGYDETRKKPYNESDTPHAINYYGITKLEGERKIIESGCEYLILRTSGLYGKKSMGSNYSNYVEKVLTRARSQEEIRATTDQIYSPTYAQEFTQALISLIEQNQRGLLHLVNVGEVSRYEFTQAIIELAGLPVRVVPALRKDFSLLAQRPSYSALTSERIELFSLMSDWKTALQNYIKERVL, encoded by the coding sequence ATGAGTATATTATTGCTGGGCGCACAAGGGCAATTAGGCGAAGCCTTGGGAGACGTGTTGCCAAAAGAAACATTGAAATGGGGAAGGGGCGAATTGGATCTTACACAAATTGATTCGATTGCCCCAAAGATATCTGAAGCACATCCTAATGTAGTAATTAATGCGGCAGCAATGACTGATGTGGATGGATGTGAAATAAATAGAGCATTAGCCGTAAAAATAAATGAAGATGCGCCTTGCCTGCTCGCAAAAGTTTGTAAGAGTTTAAACAGTCTCTTAGTACAGGTGAGCACTGATTATGTCTTTGGATATGATGAAACAAGGAAAAAACCCTACAATGAATCAGATACGCCGCATGCAATAAATTATTATGGCATTACTAAGCTTGAAGGAGAGCGAAAGATTATAGAGAGCGGCTGCGAATATTTAATCTTACGAACCTCAGGATTATACGGCAAGAAGAGTATGGGCTCGAATTACTCGAATTACGTTGAAAAAGTGCTCACGCGCGCGAGATCACAGGAAGAGATACGCGCAACCACAGATCAAATTTATTCCCCTACCTATGCCCAAGAGTTTACACAGGCACTTATATCTCTTATTGAACAGAATCAGCGCGGACTTCTGCATTTGGTAAATGTGGGCGAGGTCAGTCGTTATGAGTTTACTCAAGCAATTATTGAGCTTGCGGGATTGCCGGTACGGGTGGTGCCAGCTTTGAGGAAAGATTTTTCTCTACTTGCGCAGCGACCTTCATATTCAGCGCTTACCAGCGAACGCATTGAACTTTTTTCATTGATGAGCGATTGGAAAACTGCGCTTCAGAATTATATTAAAGAACGCGTCTTATGA
- a CDS encoding glycosyltransferase family 4 protein: MKLLIVAYKFGTEQEIGEHLGTYHYFIEKMRRVALKGHEVHVVCPWLTMTRRGSVKVDGIILHRTWPPMLNKAWAWPLNRLMRRWYMHRTQRKVLHLVKKLKCDLVYVWQARETGYALCQIKEQLGIPLIFRQITAWRWHFERTIADIFKSHRWYKVLQKAKLQHLIDPVIRYLLDLGIQVHYARTIYQKADKIVFLSNAAVDEAVSLGLDRAKADTIGVAIEEEAFKPLGIEKKALREKLGLNGHNIISFIGRLNFAEKGIGWLLSALPAVVQSVPGATLVIIGGGGEMERIKRVCRELHIEPYVQLVGKKPLNELVAYLNASDVFVVPSLWMEAFGQVTIEAMSCGVPVVTSDAGASPEINKDNVSGMVVPVNDANALSNAIITILKDETLKQRMGQAARARVIELYTYEVMVNRFLNIMQSLLPR, from the coding sequence ATGAAACTTTTAATTGTCGCATATAAATTTGGCACAGAACAGGAGATAGGCGAGCATCTTGGCACGTATCATTATTTTATCGAAAAAATGCGTCGTGTGGCGCTGAAAGGCCATGAGGTGCATGTCGTATGCCCGTGGCTCACCATGACACGAAGGGGAAGCGTGAAAGTTGATGGCATTATACTACATCGCACTTGGCCTCCGATGCTCAATAAAGCGTGGGCGTGGCCGTTGAATCGTCTCATGCGGCGATGGTATATGCACCGAACGCAGCGTAAGGTACTGCATCTTGTGAAGAAATTGAAGTGCGATCTCGTCTATGTTTGGCAGGCGCGCGAAACTGGCTACGCGCTTTGCCAAATAAAGGAACAATTGGGTATTCCCCTCATATTCCGCCAGATCACCGCGTGGCGGTGGCATTTTGAACGCACGATTGCGGATATTTTTAAATCTCATCGGTGGTATAAGGTTTTACAAAAGGCCAAGCTCCAACATTTGATTGATCCAGTTATACGTTATCTCCTTGACCTTGGAATTCAGGTCCATTACGCGCGCACGATATATCAGAAGGCTGATAAGATTGTATTTTTAAGCAATGCCGCAGTGGATGAAGCGGTGTCATTGGGATTAGACCGCGCGAAAGCGGATACCATTGGCGTGGCAATAGAAGAGGAGGCCTTCAAGCCGTTAGGGATTGAGAAAAAGGCATTGCGTGAAAAATTAGGATTGAACGGTCATAATATTATTAGTTTCATCGGTCGGTTGAATTTTGCGGAAAAAGGGATTGGGTGGCTGCTCTCTGCCCTTCCTGCGGTAGTGCAGTCAGTGCCTGGCGCTACACTTGTTATTATTGGTGGAGGAGGGGAGATGGAACGCATCAAGCGTGTGTGCAGAGAACTTCACATCGAACCATATGTCCAATTGGTAGGCAAAAAGCCATTGAATGAACTTGTTGCCTATTTAAACGCGTCTGATGTATTTGTGGTACCATCCCTTTGGATGGAAGCGTTTGGTCAAGTGACGATAGAGGCCATGTCCTGTGGCGTGCCCGTGGTGACGAGCGATGCAGGAGCAAGCCCGGAAATAAACAAGGATAACGTGAGCGGTATGGTGGTGCCCGTAAATGATGCGAATGCGCTTTCCAATGCCATCATCACAATACTGAAAGATGAAACCTTAAAGCAGCGTATGGGCCAAGCGGCTCGCGCGCGCGTCATTGAACTCTATACGTATGAGGTAATGGTGAATAGATTTCTAAATATCATGCAATCTTTATTACCGCGTTAA
- a CDS encoding GDP-mannose 4,6-dehydratase: protein MKILVTGITGFVGGHFTEYIASAHPDVELHGTSLTPALPQYLEPIKGHLTLHECNIDNKGRIQELIDHIRPDALIHLAAQSYVSTSWENPETTLHTNIIGQSNLLEAVRAVQGGSYNPIILIACSSEEYGQQGPQEGFTPLPITVQHKVTGTERYDGNKYLVTGFTEESSLQPLSPYALSKIAQDYMGYQYWRAYGMKVIRLRAFNHTGPRRDPVFGVSGFCKKVAEIEKGLRPPQLEVRDLTAVRDFTDVRDVVQAYWLAVEKCKPGEVYNVCSGRGYRFQDIISAITKLSRVQPIALVPDPKGLRPTDGGIIIGNNRKFCTTTGWQPKFNFLKHTIPDILEYWRNNIS, encoded by the coding sequence ATGAAAATCCTTGTTACTGGCATCACAGGTTTTGTAGGCGGACATTTCACGGAATATATCGCTTCTGCTCATCCTGACGTCGAACTCCACGGAACTTCGCTTACTCCCGCATTGCCGCAGTATTTGGAGCCTATTAAAGGGCACTTAACACTTCATGAGTGCAATATAGACAATAAAGGACGCATACAAGAGCTTATAGATCACATCCGGCCTGATGCTCTTATACATCTCGCTGCGCAAAGCTATGTAAGCACCTCGTGGGAAAATCCGGAAACGACCCTGCATACCAACATCATTGGCCAGAGCAATCTGCTGGAAGCGGTAAGAGCCGTACAGGGTGGTTCCTACAACCCCATTATTCTCATCGCGTGTTCCTCTGAAGAATATGGGCAGCAAGGCCCGCAAGAAGGCTTTACCCCGTTACCAATAACGGTACAGCATAAAGTAACGGGAACAGAACGCTATGACGGAAATAAGTACCTGGTAACGGGGTTTACTGAAGAGAGCTCCCTGCAGCCGCTCTCGCCCTATGCGCTTTCAAAAATCGCGCAGGATTACATGGGCTATCAGTATTGGAGGGCGTATGGTATGAAGGTCATCCGCCTACGCGCGTTCAACCATACCGGCCCGCGTCGCGATCCCGTATTCGGCGTATCGGGTTTTTGCAAGAAGGTTGCGGAGATTGAAAAAGGATTGCGCCCCCCGCAGCTGGAAGTGAGGGATTTGACTGCAGTGCGCGATTTTACTGACGTGCGGGATGTGGTGCAGGCTTATTGGTTGGCGGTAGAGAAGTGCAAACCGGGGGAAGTTTACAATGTATGTTCGGGCAGGGGGTATCGTTTTCAAGATATTATTTCCGCGATCACTAAGCTCTCTCGAGTGCAGCCGATCGCGTTGGTTCCTGATCCCAAAGGGTTGAGGCCCACTGATGGAGGCATTATTATAGGCAATAACAGGAAATTCTGCACCACAACCGGCTGGCAGCCGAAATTTAATTTCCTTAAACATACGATTCCTGATATATTGGAATACTGGAGAAATAATATTTCTTAG
- a CDS encoding methyltransferase domain-containing protein, with amino-acid sequence MSRIEFLFLNLKPGVILDIGNLGRAKLFHERLIAEFPQSQIHGIDIEDQAIYGLHFQNQIVGNAEAMPYQDNYFDAVYMGEVIEHSWVPKQIIDECYRVLKIGGVLILDCPNVYALSRILRFLATGRDIILGSPNHRIFYSRAMMENLLEKSGFQKTEVTADSKCTIKSRSFKLPRFGPFAYLGEHLLAAAWK; translated from the coding sequence ATGTCACGAATTGAATTTTTATTTTTGAACCTCAAGCCCGGCGTCATTCTCGATATAGGAAATTTAGGGAGAGCCAAACTTTTCCACGAGCGGCTGATTGCGGAGTTCCCTCAATCACAAATTCATGGGATTGATATTGAAGACCAAGCCATATACGGACTGCATTTCCAGAATCAAATTGTGGGCAACGCAGAGGCAATGCCGTATCAGGATAATTATTTTGATGCCGTCTACATGGGTGAAGTTATAGAGCACAGCTGGGTTCCGAAGCAGATTATTGATGAATGTTACCGGGTGCTTAAAATAGGCGGCGTGCTTATCCTTGATTGTCCGAACGTATATGCACTGTCGCGTATTCTGCGTTTTTTAGCAACCGGCCGCGACATCATTCTTGGCAGTCCGAATCATCGCATTTTTTATTCGCGTGCGATGATGGAGAATTTGCTAGAGAAGAGCGGTTTTCAGAAAACTGAAGTCACTGCGGACAGCAAGTGCACGATAAAAAGCAGAAGTTTCAAATTGCCGCGTTTCGGCCCGTTTGCGTATCTAGGCGAACATCTGCTCGCCGCGGCGTGGAAATGA